TTTGTAGTACTTTGACAGCCCTGTCCTGTGAGAAGTTAATTGTTTATTTTGTCAGTTTTGATTTGGTTGGGTTGGGAACAAGTATGCTGTGGGTTTGGACGTCGGTCCACGCACCTGACGGGAAGGTGCGCCAGCAGCGGCGACAGCTCGTagagaggcccgccgcctccCCCGTCCAGCCGCATTGCGTccgacggcggcgacggcgtaggATCACCCGCCACCAGGGAGGACtctgcgtcgtcgtcgtcgtctgtCAGGCTCGACATGATCGACGAGCACAGCGATCCGCTGGACGCGCCGGAATCCAAGCTGGCCACCATCGACTCGGCGTCGGCGGCGCCGGGGACAACGTCTTCACCTCCTCGACGTCGTCCGCCTACACGGAACTCGCCCATGAAGCCCTGGCCTAACAACACATGAACCAAGTAGGCAACAAAATGCGCAGTGTGCTATCGCCACAGGTGGAAGAGGAGCAGGCCATCTTGGTCCTGCTTATATGTGCAAGAAGATCGCGAGGAGCCAGGGGGTGATGGGCTGGATGGATAACGGCGGTGGAAATGGAAAGGAGAACGGACAGAGAGAGAATTGCGGGATATGCATGGCACTAAAGGTTTCCGTGGGCGCAACGCCAGAATTCTGAACCCCTGGTGGTCAGACTGGATGGGTGAGGAAGGTGGAAAAGGAAGCGATCGTCGTCATCCAAATCCGAGTTTCGGCACGTATCGCTCCTCGACAGACGGTCGGATCGATGGATGCTCGTCGCCAACGCTCCTGTGGGCCGTCGGATCAAGGAGCGCCCATACATAACGCGCGCGTAGGAGTTGAACTGATTAAATGGGAGTGGTTAATTGCTAATTAGGGTAGGGATAAACATTGCATTTAAAGGCTAGGTGTGCCAAGAGTGCGCGTGGGGATAATTAAGGCTTGTGCATGCGTGTGCGTCTCCATTGTGGATGTGATCGGCACTGTACAAGTTCGGAAAGTCTTCTCTCGCCACGATTAGCTGCCAAAAAATGGAAAGTCTTATCTCAGCACCATCAACTGCTAAGAAATGGAAAGTTTGAATGGTTAGGAGGCAGTGGTATCCCAATCCCATAAGGATTAAGTCATGATGCTCACATTAtactggatttatttcaggatttctgACGGTACGCGTTCAGTGAGAGGAGACGTTCCTACGGTGACTTCGTCAATCTAAAAATGGTATGTCGGCCCAGTCTTTCCAaagtgctcataggggtagggctCCATGTATTTGTTTATAGGGATAAGTGCATGTGCGTATATATGAGCGCCTGCGTTTGTACCGTGTTCTATAAAAAGCACGAGAAGCTGGGGCGACAAACACATAGACACCTTATGCGCCAGTTTtttttttgagagagaaaccTTATGCGCCAGTTGGGGAACACCTCCTGCTAATGGGCCGGTCAAATAAAAAAGTTGAGCGCTACCTCAATTCCTAGTTCGCTCGCCCAAAAAAAGGTTTCATGGTTTGTTCGCCTTTTTATTTCCTTGGTTTACTTGGTTCACAAGGTTCCCAGTTAAGGGCTCTTTGATTAAAGGAACTTCATAGGATTTTTGAAGGGTTAGAGTCTTTATAAATTTTTTTTCTACGTTAGTTTGATTCATACTGAAGGGTTAGAGTCCTTATAATTTTTTTTCTACGTTACTTTGATTCATACGATTGAAtcctacagaattttttcctaaGAGATCATGTGTACTATTGAAAATGTAGTATCCACTATAACCTCCTTTTACAATTCCTTTATTTTTCCTGTCGAACCAAACACTCTATGCCAATCtcataggattcaagtgggcatgcCACTTTAATCCTGTATTTTTCATATTCCTGCGTTTTGagaatcctatgaatcaaagagaGCCTTAGCCAGCTCACTATTGACCATTGACCGGGGGCATAGTGCCCATTGACTCTTCGAAAAGTTCATACAATTCAAAAATTGAGAAactaaaaaaatcatgaatttgatAAACAATCATGCAATAAAAAATTCATGATATTAGAGAAAGTTCACAAAGTTTTTAAAAAGttaatgaatttgaaaaaaaatcacaaaacttGACAAAATCTCGGGAATTCAGACGAATCTAATAAATATTTATAATTTTAAAAAAGCTTCAATAAATTAAGAAAAAGTTCATGAAATGTCTTAAAATTTTGGGaactttaaaaatgttcatcaatttcgaaaaaaagttcacaaattaaaaaaaatgtTTGTGGATTTTAAAAGTTCGCGGGTTATGCAAAAAAGGTTCACAAGTTTTAGAAAAGTTCATGTATTTGAAAAAGTGTTCGGACTAAAAAAGTTTCATGCATTTgagaaaataaaaggaaaaaaactgagaaacaaaaatagaaaataaaaagaaaaaaatagaataaaatgaatcaaaaaataacaaaaccggCCCAAAAAACTAAAAAGGAAACCGGACAAAAGATTCCCAAAATCAAGCCAGGAAGCTTCTGGGAGCTTCCCGGAACTGGGAAAGGGCAACTCCTACTAATGTCATATACGGTCCGGCCCATACAGTATCtatggagggagagagggtgtgcgCCTTGTACAGTTTTGCCTTTAAACAGTGTCTGAAGCGCTAAATAGGAGTTGGCCAAAGCTTACACAAAAATGGAATAGTTCTTGTATTTATGGAGCTGAATATACAGAGGTTTGCTACAAGAGGCCTCCCACTGCAAACGTTATAAGGAAATTTCTGAATGATGCCTGGTGCATCGAACCGTCGAACCTTCGCAGAGAACATGCGAGTGGGCAGGCCTATTTTCAGCGCTAAGCAGAGGTTGTTTTGGTTACGTGTTTGGGAATCTTCCAGAAGGTTTTTGCTGGTTTTTGGACCTTCTAGAAGGTTTTATGTACCtatttttctttcattttcatttttacTTTTTGTTTACCTTTTCCTTTTTGGTTTTTATATTTTTCTTCTCCTTTCcgtttatttttttaaaaaatatgaaTTTAAAACAGATTTTAAAATTTTGTTTGGATTTAAAAAAAACTGAATTTTGTTCACTTGATTAAAAAATTGTTTGCATTTCCAAAAAGAACTAAAAATCAAATTAAGTTTGCTTTTTAGAATGATTGAAATTTATTCGTGATTTAAAAAAATGGTTGCGAATTCTATTTAAAAAATCTTAATATTTTGTTCATTTTTTCAGAAAAGATAAAAAATTCGTTGTTTTAAAAAGAGTTCTTTTTCAAGAAAATAGTTAcgatttgcaaaaaaaaaatattTTCTAAAAACATTCCTGTTTAAAACAGtgttcaaaatttcaaaaaataatCACATTTCCAAAAAAATACTTGGTGTTTCCCTATTGAATAATCTAAcattttttttatgttttttgAAAAACGTAAAAATAACAGGTGCTACGGTAGCCGAGCCGCTACTGCACAAATTGGCAAGCCCAGTCGGGGCGCGCCCTATGTGAACTAAATGGCCAGATAGGCCCTTTGCTAAGCTTCTAGGCCCAATCAGCATTACCTTGTGTAAACAAGTAGGAAAGGGTAAAAAATCATGTAGGACCTCGTTTTTAATAGCTAACAACACAAAATTGCCATGATGTACATAATTAAAATGTCAACCCCTAAAAAATGGCAAACAAAATTTCCATGCTCTGAAATAAGAAAAATTACCATGCTCTGAACAGTTCTAAGATAAGAAGAATTGCCGTTCTCTCAAATGTTTGGCCATTTTCAAGATTCAAGTACTAAAAAGCCATCTTCAAAACACAAATAAAATTTGACATGCTATATAACATAGAAATGGCGCATTTTAAAGTGAATGTAGTTGCATGGGACAACTGAAAGAAAAAAAGGGTTTTCATCATTTATGCCACTAGTTATGTCcgctactcagttttgccattagaagttataactgctcaaaaatgccatcgttccgtga
This sequence is a window from Aegilops tauschii subsp. strangulata cultivar AL8/78 chromosome 7, Aet v6.0, whole genome shotgun sequence. Protein-coding genes within it:
- the LOC109745513 gene encoding uncharacterized protein, with amino-acid sequence MGEFRVGGRRRGGEDVVPGAADAESMVASLDSGASSGSLCSSIMSSLTDDDDDAESSLVAGDPTPSPPSDAMRLDGGGGGPLYELSPLLAHLPVRTGLSKYYKGKSQSFTSLSDVKCLQDLAKKTTAHTGRKASRSSISLHVPGPRSKTITKKTAPRGSSGREPSRAWSRGFPHRSGKPPAYQSKKELCSRDFC